Genomic DNA from Desulfovibrio aminophilus DSM 12254:
CAGGCGCTCGAAGCCCAGGCCGAAGCCCGCGTGAGGCGCGGAGCCGAACCGCCGAATATCCAGGTACCAGCTGTATTGCTCCGGGGTCATGCCCATCTCCGTGATCCGGCGCTCCAGCACGTCCAGGCGCTCCTCGCGCTGGCTGCCGCCGACCAGCTCACCGATGCGCGGCACGAGCAGGTCCATGGCCCCCACGGTGCGGTCGTCGTCGTTGAGCCGCATATAGAACGCCTTGATCTCCTTGGGGTAGTCGTAAACGATGACCGGACGCTTGAAATGCTCCTCGCAGAGGTAGCGCTCGTGCTCAGTCTGGAGATCCACGCCATAACCCACGGGAAACTCGAAGGTCTTGCCGGACTTGGCGAGAATCTCCACGGCCTCGGCGTAGGGCAGGCGCACGAAGGGATCGGCGAGGATGCCCTCCAGAGTCGGGCGCAGCTCCTTGTCCACGAAGTTGGCGAACAGGTCCAGGTCCGCGGCGCAACGCTCCACGGCCCAGCCCACCGTGGCCTTCACCAGATCCTCGGCCAGATTCATGTCGTCGGTGAGGTCGGCGAAGGCCATCTCCGGTTCGATCATCCAGAACTCGGCGCAATGCTTGGGCGTATTGGAGTTCTCGGCCCGGAAGGTGGGACCGAAGGTGTACACGTCGCCCAGGGCCAGGGCCATCAGTTCGCCCTCCAACTGCCCGGAGACCGTGAGATGGGCCGGGCGGCCGAAAAAGTCGGCCGCGTTCAGCTCGGCCGCGCTCTTGCCGCCCCACTGGGCCGGGTCCAGGGTGGTCACGCGGAACATCTCGCCCGCGCCCTCGCAATCCGAGCCGGTGAGGATGGGCGTGTGCACGTAGAAGAAGCCCCGGTCGCGGAAGAACTGGTGCACCGCGAAGGACATCTCCGAGCGGATGCGCAGCATGGCCCCGTACTTGTTCGTACGCGGCCGCAGGTGGGCGATGGTGCGCAGGAATTCGTCGGAATGGCGCTTCTTCTGCAGCGGAAAGGTCTCGGGATCGGCCGCGCCCAGGAGTTCAACGCTCCGAGCCTTGAGCTCCCACTTCTGCCCCTTGCCCGGCGAGGGCACGAGATCGCCGACCAGGGCCACGGACGCTCCCGTGCCGATGTCTTCCAGGGTCCGCACGATCTCCGGGGTGTGGTCGATGACGGCCTGAAGGTTCTTCAGGCAGGACCCGTCGTTGATCTCCAGGAAGGAGAAGCCCTTGGAGTCGCGTTTGGTGCGCACCCAACCCTTGACCATGATGTTCGTGAGGGGCGTCTCCGCATTCAGCGCCGCGATGATCTTGATCCGTTGCATGTGGCGTTCCTTTGCTTACGTGGGATTTCCGCTCGGTTCCAGGTCCAGTTCCAGGGTCTGGCCCGGCTTGTCGTAAACGAACACGTCCGATCCTCCGGCCATCAGCAGCGGCCGGACCTCCTTGAGCCAGGCAGTGCGGCCGAAGGCGTGCATGGGCACCAGCAGCCGGGGCCGCGCCGTGCGCGCGAATTCCGGCCCTCCGGCGAGATTGGCCAGCCGTCGGTCCACGTTGGTGAAGGCGATGTCCACCGGCCGCCGGGCGATGCGTTCCAGGGCCCGGGTGAAAAACTCGGCGGTGAAGGTCCGCTCGGCCTCGGCGGCCGTCTCCCAGACCCAGGCCGCCAAGTCGCCACCGAAATAGACCCGCACGCCATTCACCTCCACAAGATAGGCCACACCCAGGTCGTTGGACATCAAGGTTTCGATGGCCAAACCTGAAAAGGAATACGCTTCGTCCGGCTCGACCACGAGCGCCCCCCTGGGCACGGCCGCCGGGTACATCTCGGCCACGTCGTCGGAAACCACGAAGTCCGCCGAGGCCGCCCCGGCGCAGGCCACGGCGAGATCCTGGCGGAAGTGGTCGTCGTGACTGTGCGAGACGAAAGCCGTCACCCTACGGCCTCCCAGCCCCAGGGAAAGGGCTTCGGCGGCCCGCCGCTTGAGATATTTCCCGTCCGGGCAGTCGAACAGCAATGTCCGACCACCTATGTCCAGAAGAAAACAGTTGTGGAAGATGTAGGTGACCCTGACGCGCATGCCCGGGTGAATCATATCCCCGGCCAAAAGGCAAGACAGCGGGTTGCCGGGCCGGTCGGCTTGGGCTACAACCGGGCCCAGAACGCTGCTTTCCGAGGATGCCCATGGGATTCTTTTCCAAGCTGAAGACGCTCTGGCGCGGCGGGGCGCCCGCCGAAACCGCCCCCACCCCCGAAAGAACCGAGGCGGCTCCCGCTCCGGCCCACGTCGAACGCTCCGCTCCAGCCCAGGCCGCGGCGGGCGAAGGTTGGCGCACCGACCTGACCCTGGCCCTGCGCCAGGCCGAACCCCGGCTTTCGATCTGGCTCGGCCACGTGCTGTCGGGGGTGCATGAAGCCGGGCCGCTCCTGCGCGAACGCCTGCTGTTCCTCTTCCAGGCCCTGGACGCGCCCCAGGCCGAGGCCGAAGCCTTCGTGGCCGACTTCGAATCCTGGCTCTCGGCCATGGGTTACAGCGGCGTGGACGAATTCCGCTCCGAGCTGCAATACCGTCTGGCCCTGGCCCTGGACCTGGAGGACGAGGAGGACGAGCGCGACCGGCTCTTCCTCAAGCTCTCCGAGGGCTTGGCAAAGACCCGCGAGCAGATCACCAAGCGCATCGACACCCTGCTGGCCGGAAACAGGGCCATCGACGAATCCTTCTGGGAGGAGTTCGAGGAAATCCTGATCATGGCCGACGTGGGCTTCGAAGCCGCGTCCAGGCTCATGGACAACCTCCGGGCCCGGGTGCGCAAGGCCGGAATCCACGAGGCCGACGGCTTCCGTGACCTGCTCAAGGACGAGCTGGCCGACATCTTCAAGACGCCCAAGCGCATCCAGGCCGTGAACCCGCCCGAGGTGGTCATGATGATCGGGGTCAACGGCGTGGGCAAGACCACGACCATCGCCAAGCTGGCTTACCGCGCACGGATGCAGGGCCGCAAGGTGCTCATCGCGGCGGGCGACACCTTCCGGGCCGCGGCCATCGAACAGCTGGAAATCTGGGCCAAGCGCGTGGGCGCGGGCTTCTTCGCCAAGCAGGCCGGAGCCGATCCGGCGGCTGTGGCCTTCGAGGCCATGGACCAGGCCGTGAGCGAAGGCTACGACCTTCTGCTCCTGGATACGGCCGGACGCCTGCACACCAAGGCCAACCTCATGGAAGAGCTGAAAAAAATCAAGCGGGTGCTGGACAAGAAACACCCCGGCGCGCCGCACCGCAGCATCCTGGTCATCGACGCCACCACCGGCCAGAACGCCCTGTCCCAGACCAAGCTCTTCCACGAGGCCGTGGGCGTGGACGAGATTGTGCTGACCAAGCTGGACGGCACGGCCAAGGGCGGGGTCGTGGTGGCCGTGACCCTGCAGTTCCGCATTCCCATCACCTTCGTGGGTCTGGGCGAGAAGATGGAGGATCTGCGGCCGTTCAACGGCGAGGACTTCGCCAAGGCCCTGCTCTGCTGAAGGACCACGTCATGCCCGCAGTCGAGGAGCACTACGCCCAACATCTGGCCGCGTTCTATGACTGGCTCTGCGGCGGCTTCGAGGCGGCCGTGGAGCGCAACCGCCATCTGTTGCGCCGCCTCGCCCCGGCCTCTCCCCCCGGGGCCTCGGCCCTGGACCTGGGCGCGGGCTCGGGCCACCAGTCCATCCCCCTGGCCGAGTCCGGCTACGCCGTGACCGCCGTGGACTCCTGCGCGGAGTTGCTGGCCGTGCTGGAGGAAAAAATGGGCGGCCTGCCCATCCAGGCCGTGCGCGCGGACATCCTGGCGCACCTGGAGCGGGAGACCGAAACCTTCGACCTAGTCCTCTGCATGGGCGATACGCTCACGCATCTGCCGGACCAGGACGCCGCACGGACTCTGCTGACCCAGGCCGCGCGCCTGCTCAAACCCGGCGGCGTCCTGCTCCTGTCCTTCCGGGACTATGCCTCGTCCACGCCGGAAGGCCTCTCGCGCTTCATCCCGGTGCGCTCCGACGACACCCGCGTGGCCACCTGCTTCCTGGAGTACGGGACGACCCACGTGCAGGTGCACGCCCTCCTGCACACCCGCCAGGAAGACGGCCAATGGATCTTTTCCGCCAGCGTCTACCCCAAGTGCCGCCTCGCGCCGGAGGCCGTGCGCGCCGCCCTGGCCGGGCTGGGATTCCGGGACGTCAGAACCGAGAGCGAGCGCGGCATGGTCTTCCTGCGCGCCGAAAAGGCCTAGGCGGCAAACGCCATGGCCCGCAACGTCGAGATCAAGGCCCGTGTCGCGGACATCGCCTCGGTCGAACCCCTGGCGGCCGCTCTCGCGGAACAGGGCCCGTTCACCATTGAGCAGGACGACACCTTCTTCGCCTGCCCCAACGGTCGGCTCAAGCTGCGCGCCCTGGCGGAAAACGACGGGCAGCTCATCTTCTACCGCCGGGCCGACAGCGCCGGGCCCAAGGAATCCTTCTACGTCATCAGCGCCACCAGCGCGCCGGACACGCTGCGTGAAACCCTGGCCCTGGCCTATGGGGTGACGGGCCGGGTGCGCAAGCGCCGCACCCTGTATCTGGCCGGGCGCACCCGCATCCATCTGGACCAGGTGGAGGGACTGGGGGAGTTCCTGGAATTGGAAGTGGTGCTGGCCGAAGGCGAGGCATTGGAGGCGGGACTGGCCGAGGCCCATGTCCTTATGACTCGGCTCGGCGTGGAGCCCGCGCAGTTGCTGGAATGGGCCTACGTGGACCTGCTGGAGCGAAAGCAGAGCGACTAGGCCGTCCGCATTCCATCCTCAGTCCCCTAAACCGCGCCGGTACTGCGGTAACCCGTCGCGGAGCCAGCCCGGCAACGCCGCCAACACCACCCGCTCCAGGGCTGCGCCATGACGGCGGTACTGGACCCCGGCCGCGATGACGAGCAGGCCGATGAGGCTCAGGACAAAGGGGAAGGCCAGGGAATCCTTGAATACGTGCCAGGCCAGATGCCCGAGGTATCCGGCCACGCCCAGTGCGCCGAAGACCAAAAATACCCGCCGCTGCACGAGAATGGAGACGAGGAGCAGGCCCACGTTGATGCCGCAGTACGCGAGTTTCCCGAGTTCGCTGTGGCTCTCCATGGCGCTCAGCCCGCCCCAGAAGGCCATGAGGCCGAAAAGATAGCCCCAGAAGGCGAAGTCCTCCCGCGTCCGG
This window encodes:
- the asnS gene encoding asparagine--tRNA ligase, with the translated sequence MQRIKIIAALNAETPLTNIMVKGWVRTKRDSKGFSFLEINDGSCLKNLQAVIDHTPEIVRTLEDIGTGASVALVGDLVPSPGKGQKWELKARSVELLGAADPETFPLQKKRHSDEFLRTIAHLRPRTNKYGAMLRIRSEMSFAVHQFFRDRGFFYVHTPILTGSDCEGAGEMFRVTTLDPAQWGGKSAAELNAADFFGRPAHLTVSGQLEGELMALALGDVYTFGPTFRAENSNTPKHCAEFWMIEPEMAFADLTDDMNLAEDLVKATVGWAVERCAADLDLFANFVDKELRPTLEGILADPFVRLPYAEAVEILAKSGKTFEFPVGYGVDLQTEHERYLCEEHFKRPVIVYDYPKEIKAFYMRLNDDDRTVGAMDLLVPRIGELVGGSQREERLDVLERRITEMGMTPEQYSWYLDIRRFGSAPHAGFGLGFERLLMLVTGISNIRDVIPFPRTPGHLEF
- a CDS encoding MBL fold metallo-hydrolase — protein: MRVRVTYIFHNCFLLDIGGRTLLFDCPDGKYLKRRAAEALSLGLGGRRVTAFVSHSHDDHFRQDLAVACAGAASADFVVSDDVAEMYPAAVPRGALVVEPDEAYSFSGLAIETLMSNDLGVAYLVEVNGVRVYFGGDLAAWVWETAAEAERTFTAEFFTRALERIARRPVDIAFTNVDRRLANLAGGPEFARTARPRLLVPMHAFGRTAWLKEVRPLLMAGGSDVFVYDKPGQTLELDLEPSGNPT
- the ftsY gene encoding signal recognition particle-docking protein FtsY codes for the protein MGFFSKLKTLWRGGAPAETAPTPERTEAAPAPAHVERSAPAQAAAGEGWRTDLTLALRQAEPRLSIWLGHVLSGVHEAGPLLRERLLFLFQALDAPQAEAEAFVADFESWLSAMGYSGVDEFRSELQYRLALALDLEDEEDERDRLFLKLSEGLAKTREQITKRIDTLLAGNRAIDESFWEEFEEILIMADVGFEAASRLMDNLRARVRKAGIHEADGFRDLLKDELADIFKTPKRIQAVNPPEVVMMIGVNGVGKTTTIAKLAYRARMQGRKVLIAAGDTFRAAAIEQLEIWAKRVGAGFFAKQAGADPAAVAFEAMDQAVSEGYDLLLLDTAGRLHTKANLMEELKKIKRVLDKKHPGAPHRSILVIDATTGQNALSQTKLFHEAVGVDEIVLTKLDGTAKGGVVVAVTLQFRIPITFVGLGEKMEDLRPFNGEDFAKALLC
- a CDS encoding class I SAM-dependent methyltransferase, whose product is MPAVEEHYAQHLAAFYDWLCGGFEAAVERNRHLLRRLAPASPPGASALDLGAGSGHQSIPLAESGYAVTAVDSCAELLAVLEEKMGGLPIQAVRADILAHLERETETFDLVLCMGDTLTHLPDQDAARTLLTQAARLLKPGGVLLLSFRDYASSTPEGLSRFIPVRSDDTRVATCFLEYGTTHVQVHALLHTRQEDGQWIFSASVYPKCRLAPEAVRAALAGLGFRDVRTESERGMVFLRAEKA
- a CDS encoding class IV adenylate cyclase; the encoded protein is MARNVEIKARVADIASVEPLAAALAEQGPFTIEQDDTFFACPNGRLKLRALAENDGQLIFYRRADSAGPKESFYVISATSAPDTLRETLALAYGVTGRVRKRRTLYLAGRTRIHLDQVEGLGEFLELEVVLAEGEALEAGLAEAHVLMTRLGVEPAQLLEWAYVDLLERKQSD